Proteins from a single region of Mus pahari chromosome 2, PAHARI_EIJ_v1.1, whole genome shotgun sequence:
- the Rnf148 gene encoding RING finger protein 148, whose product MSFCFSCLLVNGKMNPLGPTPSVHRSVSSRLLRLSVFLLLSLLDSKGKAMWTAHLNITFQVGNRIISELGESGVFGNHSPLERVSGAVVLPEGWNQNACNPLTNFSRPDQTDTWLALIERGGCTFTHKINVAAEKGANGVIIYNYPGTGNKVFPMSHQGTENIVAVMIGNLKGMELLHLIQQGVYVTIIIEVGRMHVPWLSQYVTSLFTFLASTVIYLFLQCAWIPRVPNLTRRQRQIKANVKKAIGQLQLRVLKEGDKELDPNEDSCVVCLDVYKAQDVIRILTCKHFFHKTCVDPWLLAHATCPMCKCDILKP is encoded by the coding sequence atgtcattttgtttttcatgtctATTGGTTAATGGAAAAATGAACCCGCTTGGACCTACTCCTTCAGTTCATAGGTCTGTTTCATCTCGGCTGTTGAGACTTAGCGTCTTCCTACTGCTTAGTCTCCTTGACTCCAAAGGAAAAGCAATGTGGACGGCTCATCTGAATATTACATTCCAGGTGGGAAACCGGATCATATCAGAGCTAGGAGAGAGTGGAGTGTTTGGGAATCATTCTCCTCTGGAAAGGGTGTCTGGCGCCGTGGTACTTCCTGAAGGATGGAATCAGAATGCTTGCAATCCGCTGACCAACTTTAGCAGGCCCGATCAGACAGACACTTGGCTGGCCCTCATCGAAAGGGGAGGCTGCACTTTTACTCATAAAATCAATGTGGCAGCAGAGAAGGGAGCAAACGGGGTGATCATCTATAACTATCCAGGTACAGGCAACAAGGTATTTCCCATGTCTCACCAGGGAACCGAGAATATAGTTGCAGTGATGATTGGCAACCTCAAGGGCATGGAGCTCTTACACTTGATCCAGCAAGGTGTCTATGTGACGATCATCATTGAAGTGGGGAGAATGCACGTGCCATGGCTCAGCCAATATGTTACGTCTCTGTTTACCTTCCTGGCATCCACTGTCATTTACCTTTTCCTGCAATGTGCCTGGATACCCCGAGTGCCCAATTTGACCAGAAGGCAAAGACAGATAAAGGCCAATGTGAAGAAAGCTATTGGCCAGCTGCAGCTTCGAGTGCTCAAGGAGGGGGATAAGGAGTTAGACCCGAATGAAGACAGCTGCGTTGTTTGTTTAGACGTGTACAAAGCTCAAGATGTAATACGTATTTTAACTTGCAAACATTTTTTCCACAAGACTTGCGTCGATCCCTGGCTTTTAGCACATGCGACATGCCCCATGTGCAAGTGTGACATCCTGAAACCTTAG